The Paraburkholderia hospita region GCGCGGCGCAAGCGTCGGTTTTGCGTTCGGGCCGCGCAACTATGTGTACAACACGTTCGATGCGCATCGGCTGCTGCATTGGGCGGGTATCGAAGGCAAGCAGTTGCCTTTGAAGCTCGCGCTGTTGCAGGCTTATCACGGCGACGGCAAGGACCCGAGCAATCGCGACGTGCTGGTCGAAGCCGCGCAATCCGTCGGTCTCGATGCCGCGAAAGCACGCGACGTCTTGAACGGCAACGACTATGCCGACGAAGTTCGCGCAGAAGAGCAGCAGTTCCAGACTATGGGCATCCAGTCCGTGCCGTCGATCGTTTTCAACCAGAAGTATCTGGTGACGGGCGGGCAGCCCGTCGAAGCGTTCGAGCAGGTGATTCAGCAGATTCTTGCTGAAGAGAAAGCGGGCGCGTAGTCGCTTTCTCCCGCCTCAAGCATCAGAAGTATTTGGTCGCGCCTGCATACACCGCGAAATGCGGAGCGTACTGCGGTGCGCCGACGCCGATACC contains the following coding sequences:
- a CDS encoding DsbA family oxidoreductase yields the protein MTQQLRIDFVSDIACPWCAIGLSSLQLALSRLDDTVNAEIVMHPFELNPQMGPEGEAIVDYLGKKYGRTPAQIEETQAMIRERGASVGFAFGPRNYVYNTFDAHRLLHWAGIEGKQLPLKLALLQAYHGDGKDPSNRDVLVEAAQSVGLDAAKARDVLNGNDYADEVRAEEQQFQTMGIQSVPSIVFNQKYLVTGGQPVEAFEQVIQQILAEEKAGA